In Phoenix dactylifera cultivar Barhee BC4 chromosome 11, palm_55x_up_171113_PBpolish2nd_filt_p, whole genome shotgun sequence, the following are encoded in one genomic region:
- the LOC103721497 gene encoding protein HOTHEAD-like: MACRKGELFLKILLFLSIFGSTQGRGFHKRRHPHLERASRFSSTPPQGYDYIIVGGGTAGCPLAATLSQRYKVLLLERGGSPYGNRNISYLENFHISLADTSPTAPSQPFISTDGVINARARVLGGATCINAGFYTRASPSYVREAGWNGELVNESYPWIEKRIVHWPKIAPWQAALRKGLLEAGVSPFNGYTYDHLYGTKVGGTIFDKHGFRSTAADLLAAGHRRNLRVLLHATVQKIIFDTQGQQPKAVGVLFKDENGMQHQAVLNDGGSSEIILSAGTIGSPQLLLLSGIGPEEDLRKLNIPVVLDNQYVGKGMSDNPMNSIFIPTKKPMKQSLIQTVGITKAGSFIEASSGFSESSDSIHRHHGIMSAEIGQLSTIPPKKRTLEAARQYAKNKGSLPREAFQGGFILEKIDGPLSTGELSLVDTNVDSNPSITFNYFSHPHDLRRCVYGIRMIEKIVQTRQFASLSDDDCGHSMQRLLNMSVKANVNLIPKHTNDTASIEQFCRDTVTTIWHYHGGCHLGKVVDRDYRVLGIAGLRVIDSSIFFNSPGTNPQATVMMLGRYMGVKVLRERLRRAGGVL; this comes from the exons ATGGCTTGCAGGAAGGGAGAGCTTTTTCTTAAAATCTTGCTGTTCCTCAGCATATTTGGATCAACACAAg GTAGGGGGTTCCACAAGCGGAGGCATCCACATCTGGAGAGAGCAAGCAGGTTCTCCTCAACACCACCACAAGGGTATGACTACATCATAGTTGGTGGGGGAACAGCAGGGTGCCCCTTGGCTGCCACCCTTTCTCAGAGATACAAAGTTCTGCTGCTGGAGAGGGGAGGCTCCCCCTATGGCAATCGCAACATCTCCTACTTGGAGAACTTCCACATCTCTCTGGCTGACACCTCTCCCACTGCTCCTTCTCAACCATTCATCTCCACCGATGGTGTCATCAATGCCCGAGCTAGAGTTTTAGGTGGGGCGACTTGCATCAATGCCGGCTTCTACACCAGAGCCAGCCCAAG CTACGTGAGGGAGGCAGGTTGGAACGGTGAGCTGGTGAATGAGTCATATCCATGGATCGAAAAGAGGATCGTTCACTGGCCCAAGATCGCACCATGGCAAGCCGCACTAAGGAAAGGGCTGCTGGAAGCTGGGGTGTCACCTTTCAATGGCTACACCTACGACCATCTGTATGGGACTAAGGTTGGCGGCACCATCTTCGACAAGCATGGATTCCGAAGCACTGCTGCTGATCTGCTCGCCGCCGGACATAGAAGGAATCTCAGGGTCTTGCTTCATGCCACAGTTCAGAAGATTATTTTCGATACGCAAG GGCAGCAGCCCAAGGCAGTGGGAGTCCTCTTCAAGGATGAGAACGGCATGCAACACCAAGCAGTCCTCAATGATGGGGGGAGCAGTGAGATTATATTGTCCGCTGGTACAATTGGAAGCCCTCAGCTGCTGCTTCTGAGTGGAATTGGACCCGAGGAAGATCTCAGGAAGCTAAACATTCCGGTGGTCCTCGACAACCAGTACGTCGGAAAAGGCATGTCGGACAACCCAATGAATTCCATTTTCATACCCACCAAGAAGCCTATGAAGCAGTCCCTGATACAGACCGTCGGGATCACGAAGGCCGGTTCGTTCATCGAGGCCAGTAGCGGGTTCAGCGAGTCATCGGACAGCATCCATCGCCACCATGGGATCATGTCAGCTGAG ATTGGGCAGCTCTCCACCATCCCTCCAAAGAAACGGACCCTGGAAGCAGCCAGGCAGTATGCTAAGAACAAGGGGAGCCTCCCTCGGGAGGCATTCCAAGGGGGCTTCATACTGGAGAAGATCGACGGCCCGCTCTCCACCGGCGAACTCAGCCTCGTCGACACAAATGTGGACAGCAACCCCTCCATCACCTTCAACTACTTCAGCCACCCGCACGACCTCCGGCGGTGCGTCTACGGGATCAGGATGATCGAGAAGATTGTGCAGACGAGGCAATTTGCTAGCCTCTCTGATGATGACTGTGGCCACTCCATGCAGAGGTTGCTGAACATGAGCGTGAAGGCAAATGTGAACTTGATACCGAAGCACACCAATGATACCGCATCCATCGAGCAGTTCTGCAGGGATACAGTGACCACAATCTGGCACTACCATGGCGGATGCCATCTGGGCAAGGTGGTGGACCGTGACTACCGGGTTCTCGGCATCGCCGGCCTGCGGGTGATCGATAGCTCGATATTCTTTAACTCGCCGGGGACTAACCCTCAGGCAACTGTCATGATGCTCGGCAG ATACATGGGAGTAAAGGTACTCAGGGAGAGGTTAAGGAGAGCAGGAGGAGTACTGTAG
- the LOC103720074 gene encoding receptor-like serine/threonine-protein kinase ALE2 — MGRWRETLRPWVLLVVVVLLAVHGSHGPISNFVQKLSKSSHVHPWARRRLLTTTSGPPPNDTDLKLEPSGMLAPSILPPLEPPKLAVPPKSIASPVIQGNGYGMRTAAPPKELSSHSTQANYSHPKGPAVSLAPTTSFVNHGRPPRHISSPLSPTAYSHTKGSFPVISPAPHEADVPSNTVNAPSNSHPQPPMERILHGHAPVPGVSFRQPTARKRIGIPASAPSAEFHNPAPSHPPAALPKHSRGHRALPPFIRGPVQSPVLSPSGFAAGKPRAPQPQPFHSLPPPPPNLDCSMPLSCTEPLTNSAPGSPCACVMPIRVGLRLSIALYTFFPLVSELAQEIAYGVFMKQSLVHIMGANAASEDNDKTIVLIDLVPLGDKFDNTTAFLVYEKFGHKQVFINPSFFGDYDVLYVLYPGLPPPSTAPGNVYGGDNNSRTKHPLGVDLRKQKEKQSGTVIAIIVLSAVIALVLCVGVVCVFLLKHRQISHLPKPTPQISLPSFAKASVYPFRYAKKVTGSRRTISGSRPSSASASFNPSVATCTGSAKSFSLAEVERATNKFNDSRIIGEGGFGRVYEGTLEDGRRVAIKVLKRDDQQGSREFLAEVEMLSRLHHRNLVKLIGICTEEHFRCLVYELIPNGSVESHLYGADKEIAPLDWNARLKIALGAARGLAYLHEDSSPRVIHRDFKASNILLEHDFTPKVSDFGLARTALDEENEHISTRVMGTFGYVAPEYAMTGHLLVKSDVYSYGVVLLELLMGRKPVDMLRPPGQENLVTWARPHLTSKDGLENIIDPSLGTSPFGSVAKVAAIASMCVQPEVNQRPFMGEVVQALTLVCNDGDECRGSGSCSQEEISMRGMEIRISTGMDLESERVILASDIFNTLARFTRNVSGSFQRYSSSGPLRIGRNGQFWHRVRGFSSGSASELGRFGTGFVSSDQWV, encoded by the exons ATGGGGCGATGGCGAGAGACTCTTCGCCCATGGGTTCTCCTAGTCGTGgttgttcttctggccgtccaTGGATCTCACG GTCCAATTTCAAATTTTGTACAGAAACTATCAAAATCATCACATGTACATCCATGGGCTCGCAGAAGACTGCTAACAACAACATCTGGGCCTCCACCAAATGACACGGATTTGAAGCTCGAGCCCTCAGGCATGCTGGCTCCATCCATTCTTCCACCACTTGAACCACCAA AGCTGGCTGTTCCTCCTAAATCAATTGCTTCTCCTGTCATACAAGGGAATGGATATGGCATGCGTACTGCTGCACCCCCAAAGGAATTGTCCAGTCATTCAACACAAGCAAATTATTCTCATCCCAAAG GGCCTGCTGTTTCTCTGGCACCCACCACTTCTTTTGTCAACCATGGGAGACCACCAAGGCATATATCTAGCCCTTTATCCCCCACAGCTTATTCACACACAAAAG GCTCTTTTCCTGTTATAAGCCCGGCACCACATGAGGCTGATGTTCCCTCAAATACAGTAAATGCTCCTTCCAATTCACATCCCCAACCTCCAATGGAAAGGATACTTCATGGGCATGCACCAGTACCTGGAGTTTCATTTCGCCAGCCAACAGCTAGGAAAAGAATTGGAATCCCTGCATCTGCTCCTTCTGCAGAATTCCACAATCCAG CTCCTTCGCATCCTCCAGCTGCACTTCCAAAGCATAGTAGAGGGCATCGTGCTCTGCCACCTTTTATTCGAG GGCCTGTTCAATCTCCTGTGCTTTCTCCTTCTGGTTTTGCCGCAGGAAAGCCAAGAGCACCACAGCCTCAACCTTTCCATTCATTACCGCCTCCACCACCTAATCTAG ACTGTTCTATGCCATTATCTTGCACAGAGCCTTTAACAAATAGCGCTCCAGGATCACCATGTGCTTGTGTGATGCCAATAAGAGTTGGACTTCGTCTAAGCATTGCACTATACACATTCTTCCCTTTAGTCTCTGAGCTTGCCCAAGAAATTGCATATGGGGTTTTCATGAAACAAAGTCTGGTCCATATCATGGGAGCAAATGCTGCCAGTGAGGATAATGACAAAACTATTGTACTTATTGATCTGGTGCCACTTGGAGACAAATTCGACAACACCACAGCATTTTTAGTTTATGAGAAGTTCGGGCACAAGCAGGTTTTCATAAACCCCTCATTTTTTGGGGATTATGATGTATTATATGTTCTCTATCCAG GGCTTCCTCCACCATCTACGGCACCTGGAAATGTTTATGGCGGTGACAATAACTCAAGGACAAAACATCCTCTTGGGGTTGATTTGagaaagcaaaaagaaaaacaaagtggCACTGTAATAGCTATCATAGTTCTTTCAGCTGTTATAGCATTGGTATTATGTGTTGGAGTTGTGTGCGTTTTCTTGTTGAAACATAGACAAATTTCTCATTTGCCAAAACCAACCCCACAGATATCGCTACCTTCATTTGCAAAGGCATCAG TATATCCTTTTCGATATGCCAAAAAAGTTACAGGGAGTAGACGTACAATATCTGGAAGTAGGCCAAGTTCTGCCTCAGCATCCTTCAACCCTAGTGTTGCAACATGCACCGGATCAGCAAAATCATTCAGCCTAGCCGAGGTGGAAAGAGCTACGAACAAATTTAATGATTCAAGAATTATTGGTGAAGGTGGTTTTGGACGTGTATATGAAGGCACTCTTGAGGATGGAAGAAGAGTGGCCATTAAGGTGCTCAAGAGAGATGATCAGCAGGGTAGCCGGGAATTCTTGGCCGAGGTTGAGATGCTGAGCCGCTTGCATCACAGAAACTTGGTAAAGTTGATTGGTATATGCACAGAGGAGCATTTCCGCTGTCTGGTCTATGAACTCATTCCAAATGGCAGTGTGGAATCTCATCTATATG GAGCGGATAAGGAAATTGCTCCACTTGATTGGAATGCTAGGCTGAAGATTGCGCTTGGTGCTGCTCGAGGTCTAGCATATCTGCATGAAGATTCAAGCCCTCGTGTCATACATCGTGATTTCAAAGCCAGTAACATCTTGTTGGAACATGACTTCACTCCCAAAGTGTCTGATTTTGGCCTAGCCAGAACAGCTCTGGATGAGGAAAACGAGCACATTTCAACACGTGTTATGGGAACTTTTGG TTATGTAGCCCCAGAATATGCAATGACGGGGCATCTTCTTGTCAAGAGCGATGTTTACAGCTATGGTGTTGTCCTCCTTGAGCTCCTAATGGGAAGGAAACCAGTTGACATGTTGCGGCCTCCAGGACAAGAAAATCTGGTGACATGGGCTCGTCCGCATCTTACTAGCAAGGATGGATTAGAGAATATCATAGATCCGTCTCTTGGCACCAGTCCATTTGGCAGCGTGGCAAAAGTTGCAGCCATTGCTTCAATGTGTGTTCAGCCCGAAGTTAATCAGCGTCCATTTATGGGCGAGGTTGTTCAAGCCTTAACACTAGTCTGCAACGATGGTGATGAGTGTAGAGGATCAGGAAGCTGCAGCCAGGAGGAGATATCTATGCGGGGTATGGAAATAAGGATCAGTACAGGGATGGATCTGGAATCGGAGAGGGTGATATTGGCATCTGATATATTCAACACATTAGCAAGGTTTACAAGGAATGTTTCTGGATCTTTCCAAAGGTATTCAAGCTCAGGCCCTCTCAGAATAGGTAGGAATGGGCAGTTTTGGCATAGAGTGAGAGGCTTCTCATCAGGAAGTGCAAGCGAGCTTGGGAGATTCGGCACTGGTTTTGTGAGTAGTGATCAGTGGGTGTAG
- the LOC103720129 gene encoding uncharacterized protein LOC103720129 isoform X2 produces MALSPPSPPPLFLARPFPYQPAERAAIDLNPPPHRRPAGTAGSGDSPPPTSPHRPNSLLIQTMTAATSSNTSATSTSHPHPHRPSSAAASATQACAACKYQRRKCNRDCTLAPYFPADQQRQFLNAHRLFGVSNILKSIRHLDPVQRAEAMRSIIFQSNARAHDPVGGCYRIILELERQLQRDSAELALVLRQLAICRSQARPGPSPATTAVASDLGVVYPNLILNADDTVGVVLPMHQRQPQQQFCDYFYYDDPHDDHHNNNGKNHHRNYNNRGVVHMEVPTTSMPCEVEEEEEDVKSLVDMFEIRQALIGDDEEESAKNFAAAAAVAEPFQCRLKRTRWCCSQGKIKEIQRIYMPLRSLLFEWGHQPSLWEWGTKRALPSEF; encoded by the exons ATGGCCCTTTCCCCTCCTTCGCCTCCCCCCCTTTTTTTGGCTCGTCCGTTCCCCTACCAGCCTGCCGAGCGCGCAGCGATCGATCTCAACCCTCCTCCCCACCGAAGGCCCGCCGGAACCGCAGGCTCAGGAGACTCCCCCCCACCAACCTCGCCCCATCGCCCAAATTCCCTTCTAATTCAAACCATGACCGCTGCCACCTCCTCCAATACCAGCGCCACCAGCACCTCCCATCCCCACCCCCACCgcccctcctccgccgccgcctccgccacCCAGGCCTGCGCCGCCTGCAAGTACCAGCGTCGCAAGTGCAATCGAGACTGCACCCTCGCCCCCTACTTCCCCGCCGACCAGCAACGCCAATTCCTCAACGCCCACCGCCTTTTCGGCGTCAGCAACATCCTCAAGAGCATCCGCCACCTCGACCCCGTCCAGCGTGCCGAAGCCATGCGCTCCATCATCTTCCAGTCCAACGCCCGCGCCCACGACCCTGTCGGCGGGTGCTACCGCATCATCCTCGAGCTCGAGCGCCAGCTCCAGCGCGACTCCGCCGAGCTCGCCCTCGTCCTCCGCCAGCTCGCCATCTGCCGCTCCCAGGCTCGACCAGGTCCATCCCCTGCCACCACCGCCGTTGCCTCCGACCTCGGCGTCGTCTATCCCAATCTCATTCTAAATGCAGACGACACTGTCGGTGTTGTTCTTCCGATGCATCAGCGGCAACCCCAGCAGCAGTTCTGCGATTATTTCTATTATGACGACCCCCACGACGACCATCATAACAATAATGGCAAGAATCATCATCGTAATTATAATAACAGAGGGGTCGTCCACATGGAGGTCCCAACAACGTCGATGCCGTGCGAggttgaggaggaggaggaggacgtgaAGTCGCTCGTCGACATGTTCGAGATCAGGCAGGCATTGATAGGGGATGACGAGGAGGAATCCGCCAAGAATttcgctgctgctgctgctgttgctgaACCATTTCAGTGCAG ATTGAAGAGGACTCGGTGGTGCTGCAGCCAAGGGAAGATCAAAGAAATCCAAAGGATCTATATGCCACTGAGATCTCTGCTGTTTGAGTGGGGCCACCAACCAAGCCTTTGGGAGTGGGGAACCAAAAGAGCTCTTCCTTCTGAATTTTAA
- the LOC103720129 gene encoding uncharacterized protein LOC103720129 isoform X1, whose translation MALSPPSPPPLFLARPFPYQPAERAAIDLNPPPHRRPAGTAGSGDSPPPTSPHRPNSLLIQTMTAATSSNTSATSTSHPHPHRPSSAAASATQACAACKYQRRKCNRDCTLAPYFPADQQRQFLNAHRLFGVSNILKSIRHLDPVQRAEAMRSIIFQSNARAHDPVGGCYRIILELERQLQRDSAELALVLRQLAICRSQARPGPSPATTAVASDLGVVYPNLILNADDTVGVVLPMHQRQPQQQFCDYFYYDDPHDDHHNNNGKNHHRNYNNRGVVHMEVPTTSMPCEVEEEEEDVKSLVDMFEIRQALIGDDEEESAKNFAAAAAVAEPFQCSGKIESKEELNPIEDVSEHDLKGAASLFTLTNCTSSSSIEEDSVVLQPREDQRNPKDLYATEISAV comes from the exons ATGGCCCTTTCCCCTCCTTCGCCTCCCCCCCTTTTTTTGGCTCGTCCGTTCCCCTACCAGCCTGCCGAGCGCGCAGCGATCGATCTCAACCCTCCTCCCCACCGAAGGCCCGCCGGAACCGCAGGCTCAGGAGACTCCCCCCCACCAACCTCGCCCCATCGCCCAAATTCCCTTCTAATTCAAACCATGACCGCTGCCACCTCCTCCAATACCAGCGCCACCAGCACCTCCCATCCCCACCCCCACCgcccctcctccgccgccgcctccgccacCCAGGCCTGCGCCGCCTGCAAGTACCAGCGTCGCAAGTGCAATCGAGACTGCACCCTCGCCCCCTACTTCCCCGCCGACCAGCAACGCCAATTCCTCAACGCCCACCGCCTTTTCGGCGTCAGCAACATCCTCAAGAGCATCCGCCACCTCGACCCCGTCCAGCGTGCCGAAGCCATGCGCTCCATCATCTTCCAGTCCAACGCCCGCGCCCACGACCCTGTCGGCGGGTGCTACCGCATCATCCTCGAGCTCGAGCGCCAGCTCCAGCGCGACTCCGCCGAGCTCGCCCTCGTCCTCCGCCAGCTCGCCATCTGCCGCTCCCAGGCTCGACCAGGTCCATCCCCTGCCACCACCGCCGTTGCCTCCGACCTCGGCGTCGTCTATCCCAATCTCATTCTAAATGCAGACGACACTGTCGGTGTTGTTCTTCCGATGCATCAGCGGCAACCCCAGCAGCAGTTCTGCGATTATTTCTATTATGACGACCCCCACGACGACCATCATAACAATAATGGCAAGAATCATCATCGTAATTATAATAACAGAGGGGTCGTCCACATGGAGGTCCCAACAACGTCGATGCCGTGCGAggttgaggaggaggaggaggacgtgaAGTCGCTCGTCGACATGTTCGAGATCAGGCAGGCATTGATAGGGGATGACGAGGAGGAATCCGCCAAGAATttcgctgctgctgctgctgttgctgaACCATTTCAGTGCAG TGGTAAGATAGAGtcgaaagaagaattaaaccctATTGAGGATGTTTCAGAACATGATTTGAAAGGCGCTGCCTCCTTGTTTACTCTCACGAATTGTACAAGCTCTTCTTcc ATTGAAGAGGACTCGGTGGTGCTGCAGCCAAGGGAAGATCAAAGAAATCCAAAGGATCTATATGCCACTGAGATCTCTGCTGTTTGA
- the LOC103720129 gene encoding uncharacterized protein LOC103720129 isoform X3, protein MALSPPSPPPLFLARPFPYQPAERAAIDLNPPPHRRPAGTAGSGDSPPPTSPHRPNSLLIQTMTAATSSNTSATSTSHPHPHRPSSAAASATQACAACKYQRRKCNRDCTLAPYFPADQQRQFLNAHRLFGVSNILKSIRHLDPVQRAEAMRSIIFQSNARAHDPVGGCYRIILELERQLQRDSAELALVLRQLAICRSQARPGPSPATTAVASDLGVVYPNLILNADDTVGVVLPMHQRQPQQQFCDYFYYDDPHDDHHNNNGKNHHRNYNNRGVVHMEVPTTSMPCEVEEEEEDVKSLVDMFEIRQALIGDDEEESAKNFAAAAAVAEPFQCSGKIESKEELNPIEDVSEHDLKGAASLFTLTNCTSSSSH, encoded by the exons ATGGCCCTTTCCCCTCCTTCGCCTCCCCCCCTTTTTTTGGCTCGTCCGTTCCCCTACCAGCCTGCCGAGCGCGCAGCGATCGATCTCAACCCTCCTCCCCACCGAAGGCCCGCCGGAACCGCAGGCTCAGGAGACTCCCCCCCACCAACCTCGCCCCATCGCCCAAATTCCCTTCTAATTCAAACCATGACCGCTGCCACCTCCTCCAATACCAGCGCCACCAGCACCTCCCATCCCCACCCCCACCgcccctcctccgccgccgcctccgccacCCAGGCCTGCGCCGCCTGCAAGTACCAGCGTCGCAAGTGCAATCGAGACTGCACCCTCGCCCCCTACTTCCCCGCCGACCAGCAACGCCAATTCCTCAACGCCCACCGCCTTTTCGGCGTCAGCAACATCCTCAAGAGCATCCGCCACCTCGACCCCGTCCAGCGTGCCGAAGCCATGCGCTCCATCATCTTCCAGTCCAACGCCCGCGCCCACGACCCTGTCGGCGGGTGCTACCGCATCATCCTCGAGCTCGAGCGCCAGCTCCAGCGCGACTCCGCCGAGCTCGCCCTCGTCCTCCGCCAGCTCGCCATCTGCCGCTCCCAGGCTCGACCAGGTCCATCCCCTGCCACCACCGCCGTTGCCTCCGACCTCGGCGTCGTCTATCCCAATCTCATTCTAAATGCAGACGACACTGTCGGTGTTGTTCTTCCGATGCATCAGCGGCAACCCCAGCAGCAGTTCTGCGATTATTTCTATTATGACGACCCCCACGACGACCATCATAACAATAATGGCAAGAATCATCATCGTAATTATAATAACAGAGGGGTCGTCCACATGGAGGTCCCAACAACGTCGATGCCGTGCGAggttgaggaggaggaggaggacgtgaAGTCGCTCGTCGACATGTTCGAGATCAGGCAGGCATTGATAGGGGATGACGAGGAGGAATCCGCCAAGAATttcgctgctgctgctgctgttgctgaACCATTTCAGTGCAG TGGTAAGATAGAGtcgaaagaagaattaaaccctATTGAGGATGTTTCAGAACATGATTTGAAAGGCGCTGCCTCCTTGTTTACTCTCACGAATTGTACAAGCTCTTCTTcc CATTGA